One Silene latifolia isolate original U9 population chromosome 4, ASM4854445v1, whole genome shotgun sequence DNA segment encodes these proteins:
- the LOC141653329 gene encoding chloride channel protein CLC-b, with translation MAEAEETTTSKPINTETMESDDHQNGEATSGSVDLEYNLHQPLLKRNRTLSASHLAMVGAKVSHIESLDYEINENDLFKQDWRSRSKIQVLQYVFLKWKLAFLVGLLTGLIATLINLAVENIAGYKLLLVSEYVMQDRYMMGLITLTGINFLLTLMATLLVVFFAPTAAGPGIPEIKAYLNGVDTPNMYGAPTLFVKIIGSIGAVSAGLDLGKEGPLVHIGACIASLLGQGGTEKYRIKWRWLRLMNNDRDRRDLITCGASSGVCAAFRSPVGGVLFALEEVATWWRSALLWRTFFSTAVVVVILRAFIEYCSSGQCGLFGDGGLIMFDVSSVTVRYHVMDIIPVILIGLIGGVLGSLYNYLLHKVLRLYNLINEKGKLAKILLSLTVSVFTSVCMYGLPFLVNCTKCDPSISNVTCSTTGRTGNFKRFNCPEGYYNDLGSLLFSTNDDAVRNIFSTNTPGEFHPVSLLIYFALYCILGLFTFGIAVPSGLFLPIILIGSAYGRLLGLAMKNYSKIDEGLYAVLGAASLMSGSMRMTVSLCVIFLELTNNLLLLPITMLVLLISKTVGDCFNPSIYDIILDLKGLPFLDSNPEPWMRNITVGELADVKPPLVSLRGVEKVSRIVDVLKNTTHNGFPVIDDDAMLPIPNAHHSKLMELHGLILRAHLVAVLKKKWFMKELRRTEEWEVREKFTWAELAERDTNFEQVAISKHEMEMYVDLHPFTNKTPYTVVEDTSAAKAMVLFRQVALRHLLIVPKYQGSGIYPVIGILTRQDLRAHNIESVFPHLPKAKGREKQR, from the exons ATGGCAGAAGCAGAAGAAACAACAACATCAAAACCAATAAACACGGAAACAATGGAGTCAGATGATCATCAAAATGGAGAAGCAACTTCAGGAAGCGTAGACCTTGAATACAACTTACACCAACCTCTTCTTAAGAGAAATAGAACTCTCTCTGCTAGCCACTTAGCTATGGTGGGTGCTAAGGTTTCGCATATTGAAAGCCTCGATTACGA AATcaacgagaacgatctgttcaaACAGGATTGGAGAAGTCGGTCAAAAATTCAAGTGTTGCAATATGTGTTTTTGAAATGGAAACTGGCGTTTCTAGTGGGGCTGTTAACTGGGCTTATTGCTACTCTTATTAATCTCGCTGTCGAAAACATTGCTGGTTACAAGCTTCTTCTAGTTTCAGAATACGTGATGCAGGACAG GTATATGATGGGGCTGATAACATTGACAGGCATAAATTTCCTACTTACTCTAATGGCAACTTTGTTAGTTGTTTTTTTCGCACCAACCGCAGCTGGGCCTGGAATACCAGAAATTAAAGCTTACCTTAATGGTGTTGATACCCCAAACATGTATGGAGCCCCAACACTGTTTGTCAAG ATAATTGGCAGTATCGGAGCTGTCTCTGCTGGATTAGACCTCGGTAAAGAAGGACCTTTGGTACATATAGGAGCTTGCATTGCTTCTTTACTCGGTCAAGGTGGGACCGAGAAGTACCGTATAAAATGGCGTTGGCTTCGCTTGATGAACAACGACAGGGACAGGAGAGACCTGATCACATGTGGGGCCTCTTCAGGGGTTTGTGCAGCATTTCGATCTCCAGTAGGAGGCGTACTTTTTGCTCTGGAGGAAGTGGCAACATGGTGGAGAAGCGCCCTCCTATGGAGAACATTCTTTAGCACAGCAGTTGTAGTTGTGATTCTCAGAGCTTTCATAGAGTATTGCAGTTCTGGACAATGTGGGCTATTTGGCGATGGAGGGCTCATCATGTTCGATGTGAGTAGTGTCACTGTGCGGTACCACGTGATGGATATCATCCCCGTCATCCTCATAGGACTCATTGGTGGAGTTCTCGGAAGCTTGTATAACTACCTTCTTCACAAAGTCCTTAGACTGTACAATCTCATCAATGA GAAGGGAAAGCTGGCAAAGATTCTTCTAAGTCTTACAGTTTCGGTCTTCACCTCAGTGTGCATGTACGGCCTACCTTTCCTCGTAAATTGCACAAAATGTGATCCGTCAATTAGCAATGTCACCTGCTCAACAACAGGAAGAACAGGGAACTTCAAAAGATTCAACTGTCCAGAAGGCTACTATAACGACCTTGGTAGCTTACTCTTTTCAACCAATGATGATGCTGTTAGGAACATCTTTTCAACAAATACACCTGGAGAGTTCCATCCCGTCTCTCTGTTAATCTACTTTGCACTCTACTGCATATTGGGTCTCTTTACCTTTGGCATAGCCGTACCCTCCGGACTTTTCCTACCCATCATTCTTATTGGTTCAGCTTATGGGCGCTTACTCGGGTTAGCCATGAAAAATTACTCAAAAATCGACGAGGGTCTTTATGCAGTACTCGGTGCCGCCTCCCTCATGTCGGGCTCAATGAGAATGACTGTATCCCTTTGTGTCATTTTCCTTGAACTCACCAATAATCTACTACTACTTCCCATAACAATGCTTGTCCTCCTCATATCGAAAACTGTAGGGGATTGTTTCAACCCTAGCATATATGATATTATACTAGACCTTAAAGGCCTTCCTTTTCTAGATTCAAACCCTGAGCCATGGATGAGAAACATCACTGTTGGTGAGCTCGCTGATGTCAAGCCTCCATTAGTCAGTCTACGTGGAGTTGAAAAAGTCTCGAGGATTGTAGATGTTCTCAAGAACACTACCCACAATGGCTTTCCCGTGATTGATGATGATGCAATGCTACCAATACCAAATGCACATCATTCTAAGCTAATGGAGCTCCATGGACTCATCTTGAGGGCTCACCTTGTAGCTGTGCTAAAGAAAAAATGGTTCATGAAAGAACTAAGACGAACAGAAGAATGGGAAGTGAGAGAGAAATTTACATGGGCTGAGCTGGCTGAGAGAGACACAAACTTTGAACAAGTAGCCATTTCGAAACATGAGATGGAGATGTATGTTGATTTACACCCCTTTACGAACAAAACTCCTTATACCGTAGTAGAAGACACTTCTGCAGCAAAGGCAATGGTGCTCTTTAGGCAGGTTGCTCTTCGTCATCTTCTCATTGTACCAAAGTACCAAGGTTCAGGG ATATATCCTGTAATCGGAATCCTAACAAGACAAGATTTGAGGGCCCACAACATCGAGAGCGTATTCCCTCATCTGCCAAAGGCCAAGGGAAGAGAAAAGCAGAGATGA
- the LOC141653331 gene encoding long chain base biosynthesis protein 2a: MITIPYLTALSTYLSYTLLFAFGQLRDLFRKIIDWGKSNNLQGYAPICLDSEDFYTRRLYLRIQDCFGRPISSAPDAWFDVVERFSNDRNKTLIRMDKVKHCLNLGSYNYLGFAAADEYCTPRSIESLKKFSASTCSPRVDGGTTVLHSELEECVAKFVGKPDALVFGMGYATNSAIIPVLIGKGGLIISDSLNHSSIVNGARGSGATISIFQHNIPSDLERVLREQIAEGQARTHRPWKKIIVVVEGIYSMEGELCNLPEIVAICKKYKAYVYLDEAHSIGAVGKTGRGVCELLGVDTADVDIMMGTFTKSFGSCGGYIAGSKELIQYLKYACPAHLYGTSISPPAAQQIISAIQVLLGEDGSSRGAQKLARIRENSNFFRSELKKMGFEVLGDNDSPVMPIMLYNPSKIPAFSRECLRKNVAVVVVGFPATPLLLARARICISASHSREDLVKALEVISEVGDLVGIKYFPAEPKKVHQEDGMLKLD; this comes from the exons ATGATTACGATTCCATATTTGACCGCATTATCAACTTATTTAAGTTATACTTTGTTGTTTGCTTTTGGTCAATTACGTGATTTGTTTCGCAAAATTATCGATTGGGGAAAATCTAATAATCTCCAG gGTTACGCGCCTATATGTTTGGATTCCGAGGATTTCTATACTCGTCGACTTTATCTTCGTATCCAG GACTGTTTCGGAAGGCCAATTTCGAGTGCTCCTGATGCTTGGTTTGATGTGGTGGAACGTTTTTCCAACGATCGTAACAAGACTTTAAT ACGTATGGACAAAGTTAAGCATTGTCTTAATTTGGGGTCATATAATTACCTCGGATTTGCTGCAGCCGATGAATACTGCACACCCCGTTCTATTGAATCGTTGAAGAAATTTTCTGCAAGCACTTGTAGCCCACGTGTAGATGGAG GCACTACTGTACTGCATTCTGAATTGGAGGAGTGTGTCGCTAAATTTGTGGGAAAGCCTGATGCTTTAGTCTTTGGGATGGGTTATGCTACAAATTCTGCTATTATACCTGTCTTGATTGGGAAG GGTGGGTTGATTATAAGTGATTCTCTTAATCACAGTTCAATTGTTAATGGTGCTCGAGGATCCGGGGCTACGATTTCCATCTTCCAACACAATA TTCCATCTGACCTTGAAAGAGTTTTAAGGGAACAAATTGCCGAAGGTCAAGCTAGGACACACCGACCCTGGAAGAAAATAATTGTTGTTGTGGAAGGAATATACAGTATGGAAGGCGAGCTATGCAATCTCCCTGAGATTGTTGCAATATGCAAAAAATACAAG GCATATGTTTATCTGGATGAAGCACATAGCATTGGAGCTGTTGGAAAGACAGGCAGGGGTGTTTGTGAGCTCTTAGGAGTCGACACAGCTGATGTGGATATCATGATGGGAACATTTACAAAATCATTTGGATCCTGTGGTGGTTATATTGCTGGCTCTAAG GAGCTTATTCAATACCTCAAATACGCGTGTCCTGCTCATTTGTATGGAACATCAATATCACCACCTGCTGCACAACAAATCATTTCTGCAATTCAAGTTCTTCTTGGAGAGGATGGGTCCAGTAGAG GTGCTCAAAAACTTGCCAGAATTCGTGAAAACAGTAATTTTTTTCGGTCAGAGCTGaagaaaatgggttttgaggtACTTGGTGATAATGACTCCCCTGTGATGCCCATTATGCTCTACAATCCCTCCAAAATTCCTGCTTTCTCTAGGGAGTGCCTTCGGAAAAAT GTGGCTGTTGTTGTAGTTGGATTTCCAGCAACACCACTATTATTGGCAAGGGCTCGCATATGTATATCTGCTTCTCACTCCCGAGAGGATCTGGTCAAGGCTTTGGAG GTTATAAGCGAGGTTGGCGACCTAGTTGGCATCAAATACTTCCCTGCAGAGCCGAAGAAAGTGCATCAGGAGGATGGAATGCTGAAGCTCGATTAG